In Persicimonas caeni, a single window of DNA contains:
- a CDS encoding FG-GAP-like repeat-containing protein, translating to MTPLVRPFLSSKLHRPSFLALLMLVGLTGCSSGIEQGHEGPDTGTAHLDSGKLPRATPIERSPAESGAPVASGTAPTTEIIAAQSSLLFGSEQTVMQEHGFRRVIAADIDGDGDEDALAASGEDDTVGWYENTDGAGTFGPRRVISQATDNAFDVSAADIDGDGDLDVVSASKNDHKVAWYENTDGAGTFGAQQVLSTREYGVEDIDVADIDGDGDLDVVSAATTDSEIHWFENTDGQGTFGPAQMVRIIAENVKSVDAADLDGDGDLDVVAACDAYVIWMPNDGSGGFGSPTTLSSSVTNATGVRAADLDGDADLDVVVSVFNDDTVIWFENNAGTFGTEQVISSVADAPTSVAVDDIDGDGDLDVLSSSYYDDTIAWYPNNGSGTFGPQQVITTAADTAWAVATGDVDGDGDRDVLSASPADSKAAWYANSGAGAFGAQQLISAPVSIEPTSVQGADIDTDGDVDLLAVSPRANEIIWFENTDGSGTYGDRRVITTSVDESYSVHAADLDGDSDLDIVAASENSNSVAWFENTDGQGTFGAAQTITTSLFQASRVHAADLDGDGDLDVFAGSGASRDIVWFANTDGAGTFSSAAQVSRDPWGVTGLDAADLDGDGDLDIVSASDKDDTIAWYPNIDGTGTFGTQQVISSTADRATAVDTADIDGDGDLDVVWSADVLAWHVNTDGAGTFGPQQTISSAHSRASSVRAADFDNDNDIDVLAAWEYADNVVWHENTDGAGAFDTQRELTASVDGVTSVAAADIDGDGDLDAISASANDDRVAWFPNLTICADADADGTCDGLDGCPNDANKTAPGTCGCGVTDTDSDGDGTADCNDDCPNDANKIDAGICGCGTADTDSDGDGTLDCNDGCPSDATKTAAGVCGCGVADTDSDNDGTPDCNDNCPNDANKIDAGICGCGTAETDSDSDGTPDCNDNCPNDANKIDAGICGCGTAETDSDSDGTPDCNDVCPNDANKINAGICGCGTADTDSDGDGTADCNDACPTDANKTAAGICGCGTADTDSDGDGTLDCNDSCPSDSNKTDAGVCGCGVADTDTDGDGTPDCNDSCVNDANKTDAGVCGCGVADTDSDNDGTPDCNDACSSDPNKTDAGVCGCGTADVDSDSDGTLDCDETCINDPSKTEPGICGCGVADDDTDSDGLADCEETSLGTDPNVADTDGDGLDDGTEQTNGTDPTAADTDGDGLDDGLEAQLGTDATLTDTDDDGIADGDEDTDQDGVTNLDELAMGTDLLVADTDQDGADDGADNCPTVANGDQTDSDGDGVGDACAEDSDGDGFADALDNCPADANPAQVDTDADGSGDVCDDDDDDDGVLDADDDCPLEEGADVDNGCPVEGDAGADVGPDVGPDAGMDVGTDTGADAGSDVGADVGADTGSDAGADSGTVVVIENPTDDEPEGCGCASTSGADQLPGNLLYVLLVFGFIWRGRASRR from the coding sequence ATGACCCCTCTAGTGCGCCCGTTTTTGAGCTCCAAGCTCCATCGCCCCTCCTTCTTGGCCCTTTTGATGCTGGTCGGCCTCACCGGTTGTTCGTCGGGCATCGAGCAAGGTCACGAAGGCCCTGATACAGGGACTGCTCACCTCGACTCCGGCAAACTACCTCGGGCGACGCCCATCGAGCGTAGCCCAGCGGAGTCAGGCGCTCCCGTAGCCTCTGGCACGGCCCCCACCACCGAGATCATCGCGGCACAGAGCAGCCTGTTATTCGGCTCCGAACAAACCGTGATGCAGGAACACGGCTTTCGCCGTGTGATCGCTGCGGATATCGACGGCGACGGCGATGAAGACGCGCTCGCTGCATCCGGCGAAGACGATACGGTGGGGTGGTACGAGAACACCGACGGGGCCGGAACCTTCGGCCCGCGGCGCGTGATCTCGCAGGCGACCGACAACGCGTTCGATGTAAGCGCCGCCGACATCGACGGCGATGGCGACCTCGACGTCGTCTCGGCCTCGAAGAACGACCACAAGGTCGCCTGGTACGAGAATACCGACGGGGCGGGCACGTTCGGGGCGCAGCAAGTCTTGTCGACGCGCGAGTACGGGGTCGAGGACATCGACGTGGCCGATATCGACGGTGATGGTGATCTGGACGTCGTCTCGGCGGCGACCACGGACAGCGAGATCCATTGGTTCGAGAACACCGACGGCCAAGGCACGTTCGGACCGGCGCAGATGGTCCGGATTATTGCCGAGAACGTCAAATCGGTGGACGCCGCGGACCTCGATGGCGATGGCGACCTCGACGTCGTAGCCGCCTGCGATGCCTACGTCATCTGGATGCCCAACGACGGCTCGGGCGGATTCGGCAGCCCGACGACGCTGTCGTCCAGCGTCACCAACGCTACGGGGGTGCGGGCGGCCGATCTCGACGGCGACGCCGACTTGGACGTGGTGGTGTCCGTCTTTAACGACGACACGGTCATCTGGTTCGAGAATAACGCCGGCACCTTCGGCACCGAGCAGGTCATTTCGTCGGTCGCCGACGCGCCCACCTCGGTCGCGGTCGACGACATCGACGGCGACGGCGACCTCGACGTACTCTCCTCGTCGTATTACGACGACACGATCGCGTGGTACCCGAACAACGGCAGCGGAACGTTCGGCCCCCAGCAGGTGATCACGACCGCCGCCGATACCGCCTGGGCCGTTGCCACGGGCGACGTCGACGGCGATGGCGACCGCGACGTGTTGTCAGCCTCCCCGGCCGACAGCAAAGCCGCCTGGTACGCCAATTCCGGCGCGGGCGCATTCGGCGCGCAGCAACTCATCTCGGCGCCTGTCTCCATCGAGCCGACTTCGGTGCAGGGCGCCGATATCGACACCGACGGCGACGTCGACCTGCTGGCCGTGTCGCCGCGGGCCAACGAAATCATCTGGTTCGAGAATACCGACGGCAGTGGCACTTACGGCGACCGGCGCGTGATCACGACATCCGTCGACGAGAGCTACTCGGTGCACGCCGCCGATCTCGACGGCGACAGTGACCTCGACATCGTGGCGGCATCGGAGAACTCGAACTCCGTCGCCTGGTTCGAAAATACCGACGGCCAAGGCACCTTCGGCGCCGCGCAGACCATCACGACCTCGCTATTTCAGGCGAGCCGGGTCCACGCTGCCGACCTCGACGGCGACGGTGACCTCGACGTGTTCGCCGGCTCGGGAGCGAGTCGCGACATCGTGTGGTTCGCCAATACCGACGGCGCCGGCACGTTCTCCTCGGCCGCCCAGGTCTCGCGCGACCCGTGGGGCGTGACCGGTCTCGACGCCGCTGATCTCGACGGCGACGGCGACCTCGACATCGTCTCCGCCTCGGACAAGGACGACACCATCGCCTGGTACCCGAATATCGACGGCACCGGCACCTTCGGGACCCAGCAGGTCATCTCGTCGACTGCCGACCGCGCAACCGCGGTCGACACGGCTGATATCGACGGCGACGGCGACCTGGATGTCGTCTGGAGCGCCGATGTGCTCGCCTGGCACGTCAACACCGACGGTGCGGGCACCTTCGGCCCCCAGCAGACCATCTCCTCGGCCCACAGCCGCGCCTCATCGGTCCGCGCGGCCGACTTCGACAACGACAACGACATCGACGTGCTCGCCGCCTGGGAGTACGCCGACAACGTCGTTTGGCACGAGAATACCGACGGCGCGGGCGCATTCGATACGCAGCGAGAGTTGACCGCGTCGGTGGACGGAGTCACGTCCGTGGCCGCCGCAGATATTGACGGCGACGGCGATCTCGATGCGATCTCGGCGTCGGCCAACGACGACCGCGTCGCCTGGTTCCCCAACCTGACGATTTGCGCCGACGCCGACGCCGACGGCACCTGCGACGGCCTCGACGGCTGCCCCAACGACGCCAACAAAACGGCGCCCGGCACGTGCGGCTGCGGTGTCACCGACACCGACTCGGACGGCGACGGCACCGCCGATTGCAATGACGACTGCCCCAACGACGCCAACAAAATCGACGCGGGCATCTGTGGCTGTGGCACCGCCGACACCGACTCCGACGGCGACGGCACCCTCGACTGCAACGATGGTTGCCCGAGCGACGCCACCAAGACCGCGGCTGGTGTGTGCGGCTGCGGTGTCGCCGACACCGACTCGGACAACGACGGCACCCCCGACTGCAACGACAACTGCCCCAACGATGCCAACAAAATCGACGCGGGCATCTGTGGCTGTGGCACCGCCGAAACCGACTCGGATAGCGACGGCACCCCCGACTGCAACGACAACTGCCCCAACGATGCCAACAAAATCGACGCGGGCATCTGTGGCTGTGGCACCGCCGAAACCGACTCGGATAGCGACGGCACCCCCGACTGCAACGACGTTTGCCCCAACGATGCCAACAAAATCAACGCGGGCATCTGTGGCTGTGGCACCGCCGACACCGACTCCGATGGCGACGGCACTGCCGACTGCAACGACGCCTGCCCGACTGACGCCAACAAGACCGCCGCCGGTATCTGTGGCTGCGGCACTGCCGACACCGACTCGGATGGCGACGGCACGCTCGATTGCAACGACAGCTGCCCCTCAGACTCCAATAAGACCGACGCCGGCGTGTGCGGCTGCGGCGTTGCTGATACCGACACGGACGGCGACGGCACCCCCGATTGCAACGACAGCTGCGTCAACGACGCTAACAAGACCGACGCCGGCGTGTGCGGTTGCGGCGTGGCTGACACCGATTCGGACAACGACGGCACCCCCGACTGCAACGACGCCTGCTCGAGTGACCCCAACAAGACTGACGCCGGCGTATGCGGCTGTGGCACCGCCGACGTTGACTCCGACAGCGACGGCACGCTCGACTGCGACGAGACGTGTATCAACGACCCGAGTAAGACCGAGCCTGGCATCTGTGGCTGCGGCGTGGCCGACGACGATACCGACAGCGACGGGCTGGCCGACTGCGAAGAGACGAGCCTGGGAACCGACCCGAACGTGGCCGACACCGACGGCGACGGCCTCGACGACGGCACCGAGCAGACCAACGGCACCGATCCCACCGCCGCGGACACCGACGGTGACGGCCTCGACGACGGCCTTGAAGCTCAGCTGGGCACCGACGCCACGCTGACCGACACCGACGACGACGGCATCGCCGACGGCGACGAAGACACCGACCAGGACGGCGTGACCAACCTCGACGAGCTCGCCATGGGCACCGACCTGTTGGTGGCGGACACCGACCAGGACGGCGCCGACGACGGCGCCGACAACTGCCCGACGGTGGCCAACGGCGACCAGACGGATTCAGACGGCGACGGCGTGGGCGACGCTTGCGCCGAAGACAGCGACGGTGACGGCTTTGCCGACGCCCTCGACAACTGCCCCGCCGACGCCAACCCCGCGCAGGTCGACACCGACGCCGACGGCTCCGGCGATGTATGCGACGACGACGATGACGACGACGGCGTGCTCGACGCCGACGACGATTGCCCGCTCGAGGAAGGCGCGGACGTCGACAACGGATGTCCGGTCGAGGGCGACGCAGGCGCCGATGTGGGGCCGGATGTCGGCCCTGATGCGGGCATGGACGTCGGCACCGATACCGGCGCGGATGCAGGCAGCGATGTGGGCGCTGATGTCGGCGCGGACACCGGCAGCGACGCCGGCGCGGATAGCGGCACGGTCGTGGTCATCGAGAACCCGACCGACGACGAGCCTGAAGGCTGCGGATGTGCCAGCACCTCGGGTGCTGACCAGCTCCCCGGCAATTTGCTGTACGTGTTGTTGGTCTTCGGGTTTATCTGGAGAGGACGCGCCTCGCGGCGCTGA
- a CDS encoding GNAT family N-acetyltransferase, whose translation MSRAFDANRRDGIIVRTARASDAQEIAELDVRSWRAAYSDIFPASELEKLSVDERRSCWKRIIARNFGSQLAVVGELDGEIVGFCQAGPDRSRMEDAAEIYTLYVDPEHWGEGVGTALLDVVLPWLAPNYDTATLWVVRENALARRFYEARGFRWVEHSFKAFSFFDYLAQCVRYSKRLDAHFSYDWRQMYGA comes from the coding sequence ATGAGCCGAGCATTCGACGCCAATCGACGTGACGGGATCATTGTACGCACTGCGCGCGCATCCGATGCCCAAGAGATCGCCGAGCTCGACGTGCGCTCGTGGCGTGCGGCGTATAGCGACATCTTTCCCGCCTCCGAACTCGAGAAGCTGTCGGTCGACGAGCGCCGTTCGTGCTGGAAGCGCATCATCGCGCGCAACTTTGGCAGCCAACTCGCCGTGGTCGGCGAACTCGACGGAGAAATCGTCGGGTTCTGCCAGGCAGGACCGGACCGCAGCCGGATGGAAGATGCCGCCGAGATCTACACTCTCTATGTCGATCCGGAGCATTGGGGCGAGGGCGTGGGCACCGCGCTGCTCGACGTCGTGTTGCCGTGGCTTGCGCCCAATTACGACACCGCCACGTTGTGGGTCGTACGAGAGAACGCCCTGGCGCGCCGCTTCTACGAGGCCCGCGGGTTCCGCTGGGTCGAGCACAGCTTCAAGGCGTTCTCGTTCTTCGACTACCTCGCTCAGTGCGTGCGCTACTCGAAGCGCCTCGACGCGCACTTCAGCTACGATTGGCGCCAGATGTACGGTGCTTGA
- a CDS encoding aldehyde dehydrogenase family protein yields MSASAESYPTPGTFSPATGAELEPVEQTHVDEVKDTVERARAAQKEWRLTTLHEREEAMQAIARRVLERADEIVEIISQETGKNPSEILVNEVSGIAEYAKIAAKEAKAALSPVKVSISKIAYPGKSATVEPVPRGVIGIIAPWNYPLSIFYKPLFPALLSGNGVVLKPSEFTPRTGAWLVEQCQAVLPEGLVRVVQGGGEVGEALIESGIDGLTFTGSVATGKKIAARCGELLIPCSVELGGKDAAIVLADCDLDRTAIGIAQWALHNCGQNCAAIERVYVEDAIADRFVEKLGQIVEKVRVAGEGELCEIGPLQNHQQLDIVEAHVRDALDKGAELVTGGERTGSGLGYRPTVLDRCTAEMEVVTDETFGPVIAVVRVQDADEAVDKANAARYGLNGSVWTKNLARGEEIARRLEVGVALVNNHAIVGSMANVPWTGVKDTGTGVAASRFSYHTFVRPRTVFIDKSSKPDPWWFPANEDLQELGETLVDFSLGSLTSVLRLAKVAGRRVKAIQKLARGD; encoded by the coding sequence ATGTCCGCATCTGCCGAATCGTATCCCACTCCGGGGACCTTTTCGCCCGCCACTGGTGCCGAGCTCGAGCCGGTCGAGCAGACCCACGTCGACGAGGTCAAAGACACCGTCGAGCGCGCTCGCGCCGCCCAGAAAGAATGGCGGCTCACCACGCTCCACGAGCGGGAGGAGGCGATGCAAGCCATCGCCAGGCGTGTACTCGAGCGGGCTGACGAAATCGTCGAGATTATCTCGCAGGAGACAGGTAAAAACCCCTCCGAGATTCTGGTCAACGAGGTCTCCGGCATCGCCGAGTATGCAAAGATAGCCGCCAAAGAAGCGAAGGCGGCGCTGTCGCCGGTGAAAGTGTCGATTTCGAAGATCGCATACCCGGGTAAGAGCGCGACGGTCGAGCCGGTGCCCCGCGGAGTCATCGGCATCATCGCCCCGTGGAATTATCCCCTGTCGATTTTCTACAAGCCGCTCTTCCCTGCTCTTTTGTCGGGGAACGGCGTCGTCTTAAAACCCTCCGAGTTTACGCCCAGAACGGGCGCGTGGCTCGTCGAGCAGTGCCAGGCGGTGCTCCCCGAGGGGCTCGTTCGAGTTGTCCAAGGTGGCGGCGAGGTGGGCGAGGCGCTCATCGAGTCGGGGATCGACGGGCTGACGTTCACCGGTTCGGTGGCGACCGGAAAGAAGATCGCCGCGCGCTGCGGCGAGTTGTTGATCCCGTGCTCGGTCGAGCTCGGCGGCAAAGACGCCGCCATCGTACTTGCCGACTGCGACCTCGACCGCACGGCAATAGGCATCGCGCAGTGGGCGCTGCACAACTGCGGGCAGAACTGCGCGGCCATCGAGCGGGTCTACGTCGAAGACGCCATCGCGGACCGATTCGTCGAAAAGCTCGGCCAGATTGTCGAGAAGGTGCGCGTCGCGGGCGAAGGCGAGCTTTGCGAGATTGGACCCCTTCAAAACCACCAGCAACTCGACATCGTCGAAGCCCACGTGCGCGACGCCCTCGACAAGGGCGCCGAGCTCGTGACCGGCGGCGAGCGCACCGGAAGCGGGTTGGGTTACCGGCCAACCGTGCTCGATCGCTGCACCGCCGAGATGGAGGTCGTCACCGACGAGACCTTCGGGCCGGTCATCGCGGTGGTGCGCGTCCAAGACGCCGACGAGGCGGTCGACAAGGCCAATGCGGCGCGCTATGGGCTCAACGGTTCGGTATGGACGAAGAACCTCGCCCGCGGCGAGGAGATCGCACGCCGGCTCGAAGTGGGCGTGGCGCTCGTAAATAACCACGCCATCGTCGGCTCGATGGCCAACGTGCCGTGGACCGGCGTCAAAGACACCGGCACGGGCGTAGCCGCCAGCCGCTTTTCGTACCACACCTTCGTGCGCCCGCGGACGGTCTTCATCGACAAGTCGAGCAAGCCCGACCCGTGGTGGTTCCCAGCCAACGAAGATCTGCAAGAACTCGGCGAGACGCTCGTCGACTTCTCGCTCGGCTCACTCACCTCGGTCCTTCGCCTGGCGAAGGTGGCAGGCCGGCGGGTGAAGGCGATTCAAAAGCTCGCGAGAGGTGACTGA
- the tnpA gene encoding IS200/IS605 family transposase, giving the protein MATHSFWQIFIHLVWSTKNRKNILKGDLEKTAHRAIRDAARELGLVPICVNSAWNHTHSFFSWNPSVSVDDAAEKLKAAAVEAWNDARANLPYETAELEWQDGWSAFSVGPRQVGFVKKYVVHQKDNHRSGKTVDHLESLKGECHKKPPTTKEETPENRPRSKTTPPKS; this is encoded by the coding sequence ATGGCTACACATAGTTTTTGGCAGATATTTATCCACCTTGTTTGGAGTACGAAGAACCGCAAAAACATTCTCAAGGGCGACCTTGAGAAGACTGCGCATCGTGCAATTCGCGACGCTGCTAGAGAGCTAGGGCTTGTGCCGATTTGCGTGAACTCTGCGTGGAATCATACTCATTCATTTTTCAGTTGGAACCCGTCTGTATCCGTCGACGACGCCGCCGAGAAGTTGAAGGCTGCTGCCGTCGAGGCTTGGAATGACGCGCGGGCAAATTTGCCTTACGAGACAGCCGAGCTCGAGTGGCAAGATGGTTGGTCAGCGTTCAGCGTCGGTCCGCGCCAGGTAGGCTTCGTCAAGAAATACGTGGTCCATCAGAAAGATAACCATCGTTCGGGCAAGACCGTCGATCATCTCGAAAGCCTCAAGGGCGAGTGCCACAAGAAGCCGCCAACAACCAAAGAGGAGACCCCTGAGAACCGACCACGTTCCAAAACGACGCCCCCCAAATCGTAG
- a CDS encoding beta-lactamase hydrolase domain-containing protein, with protein MDQTPTRHQRVGFIDTSHYREDVMEERIEINDQITVGSQPSKDDIEKLAQQGFKSVFNLRAFGEDEQPMQPDEEGKEVKGCGMEYHHMSVVPDEMDEEMVDQFREEMDRAPKPAFVHCKSGKRSGAFTMMKIASERGMSGEQTLEEAERMGFECDTERLESFVRDYVNSHTSRGGSGWATGEEVGPRV; from the coding sequence ATGGACCAAACGCCTACGCGACACCAGCGCGTGGGCTTCATCGATACATCGCACTATCGGGAGGACGTCATGGAAGAGCGCATCGAGATCAACGACCAGATCACTGTCGGCAGCCAACCCTCCAAAGACGACATCGAGAAGCTTGCCCAGCAGGGATTCAAATCGGTCTTTAACCTGCGCGCCTTTGGCGAAGACGAACAACCCATGCAGCCCGACGAGGAGGGCAAGGAAGTCAAAGGCTGCGGCATGGAGTACCACCACATGTCGGTGGTGCCCGACGAGATGGACGAAGAAATGGTCGACCAGTTTCGCGAGGAGATGGACCGCGCGCCCAAGCCGGCTTTCGTCCACTGCAAAAGCGGCAAGCGCTCCGGCGCGTTCACGATGATGAAGATCGCCTCCGAGCGCGGCATGAGCGGCGAGCAGACCCTGGAGGAAGCGGAGCGGATGGGCTTCGAGTGTGATACCGAGCGACTCGAGAGCTTTGTCCGCGACTACGTCAACAGCCACACCTCCAGGGGCGGCTCGGGATGGGCCACCGGCGAAGAGGTCGGCCCGCGAGTCTAG
- a CDS encoding DUF58 domain-containing protein: MKSHANKQSLNETWRERLRRWMRPPRRLTFTTSGKYFVALTIGIGFGAINTGNNLLFLLLGMMLSLIIASGILSEAVIRRLRATRSAPKRLFADTPAPGNFTLENPSKFPSLSVEVCERNATGEVGPLAGQELGPKRIPWWKFWRLRNREETDYGEPVAKAYTLRIDGDDRHNLEARYLLPRRGRYRLPGLDIVTRFPFGLFEKRRELDQPDEVIVYPAPVRVEDWITSVHARFGDVPQNKRGSGEEYFGLRDYRPGEDQRLIHWKSSASRGEVVVRETERQEQRSVEVCLLNCTGEPAQRRHLLEPDFEVGLRRVAGLLMELLRHGYRVGLRTLDTAHPPTEEASHLDRMLSTLAVTELRDRMHPMELPKRQSESVGRILVGLASAVERSGGGFDLALDFDGIELPAETNETIPGETGEAA; the protein is encoded by the coding sequence ATGAAGTCCCACGCCAACAAGCAGTCTCTGAACGAAACTTGGCGCGAGCGCCTGCGCCGCTGGATGCGCCCTCCCCGACGGCTCACCTTTACGACGTCGGGCAAGTACTTTGTCGCACTGACCATCGGCATCGGCTTTGGCGCCATCAACACCGGCAACAACTTGCTCTTCTTGCTGCTGGGGATGATGCTCTCGCTCATCATCGCCAGCGGCATTTTGAGCGAGGCGGTCATCCGCAGGCTTCGCGCCACGCGCTCGGCGCCCAAGCGCCTCTTCGCCGACACCCCCGCCCCGGGCAACTTCACCCTCGAAAACCCCTCGAAATTTCCCTCGCTCAGCGTCGAGGTGTGCGAGCGAAACGCCACCGGTGAAGTCGGCCCGCTGGCCGGCCAAGAACTGGGCCCCAAGCGGATACCGTGGTGGAAGTTTTGGCGGCTTCGCAACCGCGAGGAGACCGATTACGGCGAGCCGGTCGCCAAAGCCTACACGCTGCGCATCGACGGCGACGATCGCCACAACCTCGAGGCGCGCTACCTGCTGCCCAGACGCGGGCGTTACCGGCTGCCGGGCCTCGATATCGTCACGCGCTTTCCGTTCGGACTCTTCGAGAAGCGCCGCGAGCTCGACCAGCCCGACGAGGTGATCGTCTATCCGGCGCCAGTCCGCGTCGAAGACTGGATCACGAGCGTTCACGCGCGCTTCGGCGACGTGCCACAGAACAAGCGCGGGTCGGGCGAAGAGTATTTTGGGCTTCGTGACTATCGGCCAGGCGAGGACCAGCGGCTCATTCACTGGAAGAGCTCGGCAAGCCGCGGCGAGGTCGTCGTGCGCGAAACCGAGCGCCAAGAACAACGAAGCGTCGAGGTTTGCTTGCTCAACTGCACCGGCGAGCCCGCCCAACGGCGCCACCTCCTCGAGCCCGACTTCGAGGTGGGGCTCCGCCGCGTGGCAGGCCTGCTCATGGAGCTCCTCCGACACGGCTATCGCGTCGGATTGCGCACGCTCGATACGGCCCACCCGCCCACCGAGGAGGCGAGCCACCTCGATCGGATGTTGTCGACCCTGGCGGTGACCGAATTGCGCGACCGTATGCACCCGATGGAGCTGCCCAAGCGGCAGTCCGAGAGCGTCGGTCGCATCCTCGTCGGACTCGCCTCGGCCGTGGAGCGCAGCGGTGGCGGCTTCGATCTGGCGCTCGACTTCGACGGCATCGAGTTGCCCGCCGAAACTAACGAGACCATTCCTGGCGAGACAGGCGAGGCGGCATGA